A section of the Sphingomonas sp. LT1P40 genome encodes:
- a CDS encoding VOC family protein, translating into MSQHHITPILPCRDLTASTEFYTRLGLTLESDYGDYRILADGKGWHLHLRAEPNTPGPPHNPFGLYLYVDDVDAVADRVRDAIIEKGAPHLKPWGTYEFAVSDPDGVLVRIGRVA; encoded by the coding sequence ATGTCCCAACACCACATCACCCCCATCCTCCCCTGCCGCGACCTGACCGCCAGCACCGAATTCTACACCCGCCTCGGCCTCACCCTCGAAAGCGATTACGGCGACTATCGCATCCTCGCCGACGGCAAGGGCTGGCACCTCCACCTCCGCGCCGAACCCAACACCCCCGGCCCGCCGCACAACCCGTTCGGCCTGTATCTCTATGTAGATGACGTCGACGCTGTCGCCGACCGCGTCCGCGACGCGATCATCGAAAAGGGCGCCCCACACCTGAAACCATGGGGCACCTATGAATTCGCGGTCAGCGATCCGGACGGCGTCCTGGTGCGGATCGGGCGCGTGGCTTGA
- the rph gene encoding ribonuclease PH — translation MRPSGRAPDQMREITIQPNFTVHAEGSVLIGFGDTKVLVTASIEDRIPPWMRGKGEGWVTAEYGMLPRATHTRGSREAAKGKQSGRTQEIQRLIGRSLRAVTDLKLLGERQITLDCDVLQADGGTRTASISGAWVALRLAVDKLMASGQLTADPIQQQVAGISCGIYKGIPVLDLDYPEDSDADADANFVLLGDGKIAEVQATAEGATYDEEGLLRLLRLARIGCNDIFAAQLKATGR, via the coding sequence ATGCGCCCAAGCGGCCGCGCCCCCGACCAGATGCGTGAAATCACGATCCAGCCTAATTTCACCGTTCATGCCGAAGGCTCCGTCCTGATCGGCTTTGGCGATACCAAGGTGCTGGTGACCGCGAGCATCGAGGACCGTATTCCGCCGTGGATGCGCGGCAAGGGCGAGGGCTGGGTCACTGCCGAGTACGGCATGCTTCCCCGCGCGACGCATACGCGCGGCTCGCGTGAGGCGGCGAAGGGCAAGCAGTCCGGCCGCACGCAGGAAATTCAACGGCTGATCGGACGGTCGCTGCGCGCGGTGACCGATTTGAAACTGCTGGGCGAGCGCCAGATCACGCTCGATTGCGACGTGCTCCAGGCGGATGGCGGCACCCGCACCGCGTCGATCAGCGGGGCGTGGGTGGCGTTGCGCCTCGCCGTGGACAAGCTGATGGCGTCGGGCCAGCTGACCGCCGACCCGATCCAGCAGCAGGTCGCGGGCATCAGCTGCGGCATCTACAAGGGCATTCCGGTGCTCGACCTCGATTATCCCGAGGATAGCGACGCCGATGCCGACGCCAATTTTGTGCTGCTCGGCGATGGCAAGATTGCCGAGGTTCAGGCGACCGCCGAGGGTGCGACCTATGACGAGGAAGGGCTGCTCCGTCTGCTCCGCCTCGCCCGCATCGGTTGCAACGACATTTTCGCAGCGCAGTTGAAGGCGACCGGGCGGTGA
- a CDS encoding VOC family protein: protein MGVLGMGGLFFRAKDPDALNSWYREHLGIGGGCAAEDSPEPPNEWVWQTLGGPMVFAPFKADTDYFAADKQFMLNFRVRDLDGLLEQLNAAGIAIITKDEWDSPEVGKFARIHDPEGNAIELWEPPTG from the coding sequence ATGGGCGTGCTGGGCATGGGCGGGCTGTTTTTCCGGGCGAAGGACCCGGATGCGCTGAACAGCTGGTATCGCGAGCATCTGGGCATAGGCGGTGGTTGCGCCGCCGAGGATTCGCCCGAACCACCCAATGAATGGGTGTGGCAAACGCTGGGCGGACCGATGGTGTTCGCGCCGTTCAAGGCCGACACCGACTATTTCGCCGCCGACAAGCAGTTCATGCTCAACTTCCGCGTGCGCGATCTCGACGGGTTGCTGGAACAGCTCAACGCGGCGGGCATCGCCATCATCACCAAGGATGAATGGGATTCGCCCGAAGTCGGCAAATTCGCCCGTATCCACGATCCCGAAGGCAACGCCATCGAGTTATGGGAGCCGCCGACGGGGTGA
- a CDS encoding DUF6438 domain-containing protein, with protein MKRLGLVVLLGLALSACARTPRPADPTPPLAPQPEKIFYAAFACKGPCPVFKVELRGDQSGLFTGTAHTRFTGTANFPVTPAQLAAFKAALAPYRPKGERRIEPGTAECARAATDMPGVEVRWGEGSKADRLYLYFGCDRETHRAMADALGNAPDLLPLSMLLGERP; from the coding sequence ATGAAGCGGTTGGGATTGGTCGTATTGCTAGGACTGGCGCTGTCGGCATGCGCACGCACCCCGCGACCCGCCGACCCAACGCCACCACTCGCACCGCAGCCCGAGAAAATCTTCTACGCCGCCTTTGCCTGCAAGGGCCCCTGCCCGGTGTTCAAGGTCGAGCTGCGCGGCGATCAATCCGGCCTGTTCACCGGCACCGCGCATACCCGCTTCACCGGCACCGCGAACTTCCCGGTCACGCCCGCACAACTGGCGGCGTTCAAGGCGGCACTCGCGCCCTATCGGCCAAAGGGTGAGCGGCGGATCGAACCCGGCACAGCCGAATGCGCCCGCGCCGCAACCGACATGCCCGGTGTCGAAGTGCGCTGGGGCGAGGGCAGCAAGGCCGACCGCCTCTATCTCTATTTCGGCTGCGACCGCGAAACGCACCGCGCGATGGCCGATGCGCTCGGCAACGCCCCCGACCTGTTGCCGCTGAGCATGCTGCTGGGCGAGCGCCCTTGA
- a CDS encoding LD-carboxypeptidase: protein MRIGVVAPARTVSEESAARMRAFMALTYPRHEIVFHPQCFLTEGHFAGPDEVRAAAFLEIANDPAFDAVWFARGGYGSNRILEMVMPKIGPAAKHKTYVGYSDMGFMLGALYARRIGRQAHGSMASAMGKNDKGIDAGWVLGWLIDGDKRGLEPTLDGRPAAAFNLSILTAMIGTPWLPDLTDHVLHIEEVGEPSYRFDRMLFQMAHATQLQGIAGVRLGAVTDVVENDVPFGENNEQMMIRWCREMGVPYLGRSGIGHIALNRVVPFGVS, encoded by the coding sequence ATGCGGATCGGCGTCGTCGCACCGGCACGGACAGTCAGCGAGGAATCGGCGGCGCGGATGCGTGCGTTCATGGCGCTGACCTATCCGCGGCACGAGATCGTGTTTCACCCGCAATGCTTCCTGACCGAGGGGCATTTCGCCGGGCCGGACGAGGTGCGCGCCGCCGCATTCCTGGAGATCGCCAACGATCCCGCGTTCGACGCGGTGTGGTTCGCGCGGGGCGGGTACGGGTCGAACCGCATCCTTGAGATGGTGATGCCCAAGATCGGTCCGGCGGCGAAGCACAAGACCTATGTGGGTTATTCCGACATGGGGTTCATGCTCGGCGCGCTTTATGCGCGGCGGATCGGGCGGCAGGCGCACGGGTCGATGGCCAGCGCGATGGGCAAGAACGACAAGGGTATCGACGCAGGCTGGGTGCTCGGTTGGCTGATCGACGGAGACAAGCGTGGGCTGGAGCCGACGCTGGATGGCCGTCCTGCGGCGGCGTTCAACCTGTCGATCCTGACCGCGATGATCGGCACGCCGTGGCTGCCCGATTTGACCGACCACGTCCTGCATATCGAGGAAGTGGGTGAGCCAAGCTATCGGTTCGACCGGATGTTGTTCCAGATGGCGCATGCGACCCAGCTTCAGGGGATTGCCGGCGTGCGGCTGGGCGCGGTGACCGACGTGGTCGAGAATGACGTGCCGTTCGGCGAGAATAACGAACAGATGATGATCCGCTGGTGCCGCGAAATGGGCGTGCCGTATCTGGGGCGATCGGGGATCGGGCATATCGCACTGAACCGGGTGGTGCCGTTCGGGGTGAGTTGA
- a CDS encoding [protein-PII] uridylyltransferase: MSARFDSVPHRRAIVDRRALADELAALDAPDTMRLRQAAALRLKAALEVGRAEIARRLIEHPAKGHESAASGAFLMDQLLRVLWDFTLARLYPNSNPSTSERMVLLAVGGYGRGEMAPYSDVDIGFITPWKQTSWSEQVIESMLYSLWDMGLKVGHSSRSLDEMVREAKADVTSRTALLEARYVWGDTALYDEAAARFRNEVQKDSARTFIAQKLDERNERHRKMGDSRYVVEPNIKEGKGGLRDLHTLFWIGKYTYNVTEPGELVGAGLLTKLEYRQFRRAENFLWAVRCHLHNLAGRGEDRLTFDFQREIAERMRYADRPGKSKVERFMHFYFLQAKMVGDLTGVFLAHLDEKFAARGSRFGLPRIRRSPAKLKGFVLDRGRLALPRDDFFAEEPVRLVELFALADLHGLEVHPLAMRTAARDAKLIADKRNDPRANALFMDVLTSPRDPETVLRWMNEAGVFGQFVPDFGRVVAQMQFDMYHHFTVDEHTIRAVGLLASIEKGDKRDDHPLATGILDQIASRRALYVSVLLHDIAKGRGGDHSVLGAEIAIKLCPRLGLSAAETETVAWLVRWHLLMSATAFKRDLSDFKTILDFADVVQSPQRLMMLLVLTIVDIRAVGPGVWNGWKRQLLTNLYDSAEEVLRLGHKQKGRNERIAIKQEVLTAAVGAGNAGAVADFMRRMPDAYWVAEPEDVIERNARLIARVGDANLSVEATVYPDRGATLVTVYASDHAGLFYRIAGAIHAAGGNIIDARIHTTRDGMAIDNFLVQDPLGRPFDDSGQLARIEVGIADALANRAKLTERLAAKPLPRLRADAFNIEPAVLIDNKASNRFTVIEVNARDRPALLHHLAYALFQSKVTIHSAHVATYGERAVDTFYVTDLTGDKINAVLRLKSLERRMLDAAIGHGEFSNAA; the protein is encoded by the coding sequence ATGTCCGCGCGCTTTGACTCCGTCCCTCACCGTCGCGCGATCGTCGATCGGCGGGCGCTGGCCGATGAGCTTGCTGCGCTCGACGCGCCGGACACGATGCGGCTGCGACAGGCGGCGGCACTGCGGCTCAAAGCGGCGCTCGAAGTGGGTCGCGCGGAAATTGCCCGGCGGCTGATCGAACACCCTGCCAAGGGCCATGAAAGCGCGGCGAGCGGTGCGTTCCTGATGGACCAACTGCTGCGCGTGCTGTGGGATTTCACGCTGGCGCGGCTCTATCCCAACAGCAACCCCAGCACGTCGGAGCGCATGGTGCTGCTCGCGGTCGGCGGCTACGGGCGCGGCGAAATGGCGCCGTACAGCGATGTCGATATTGGCTTCATCACCCCGTGGAAGCAGACCAGCTGGAGCGAGCAGGTCATCGAATCGATGCTCTATTCGCTATGGGACATGGGGCTGAAGGTCGGCCACTCATCGCGCTCGCTCGACGAAATGGTGCGGGAGGCGAAAGCGGATGTGACCAGCCGCACCGCGCTGCTCGAAGCGCGCTATGTATGGGGCGACACCGCTTTGTATGACGAGGCGGCGGCGCGTTTCCGCAACGAAGTGCAGAAGGACAGCGCCCGCACCTTCATCGCACAGAAGCTGGACGAACGGAACGAGCGGCACCGCAAAATGGGCGACAGCCGTTATGTCGTCGAACCCAATATCAAGGAGGGCAAGGGCGGGCTGCGCGACCTCCACACGCTCTTCTGGATCGGCAAGTACACCTACAATGTGACTGAGCCGGGCGAACTGGTCGGCGCGGGATTGCTGACGAAACTGGAGTATCGCCAGTTCCGGCGGGCGGAGAATTTCCTGTGGGCGGTGCGCTGTCACCTGCACAATCTCGCGGGACGCGGTGAGGACCGGCTGACCTTCGACTTCCAGCGCGAAATCGCCGAGCGCATGCGCTATGCCGACCGGCCCGGCAAGTCGAAGGTAGAGCGCTTCATGCACTTCTACTTTCTGCAGGCGAAGATGGTCGGCGATTTGACCGGCGTGTTCCTGGCGCATCTGGACGAGAAATTCGCGGCACGCGGCAGCCGCTTCGGCCTGCCCCGCATCCGCCGCTCGCCCGCCAAGCTGAAGGGCTTCGTGCTCGATCGCGGACGCCTTGCGCTGCCACGCGACGACTTTTTCGCCGAGGAGCCGGTGCGGCTGGTCGAGTTGTTCGCGCTGGCCGATTTGCACGGGCTAGAGGTGCATCCACTGGCGATGCGCACCGCCGCGCGCGATGCGAAACTGATCGCCGACAAGCGTAACGATCCCCGCGCCAACGCCCTGTTCATGGACGTGCTGACCTCGCCGCGCGATCCCGAAACCGTGCTGCGCTGGATGAACGAGGCGGGCGTATTCGGCCAGTTCGTGCCCGATTTCGGCCGCGTCGTCGCGCAGATGCAGTTCGATATGTACCACCACTTCACCGTCGATGAGCACACCATTCGCGCGGTCGGTCTGCTGGCCAGCATCGAGAAGGGCGACAAGCGCGACGATCATCCGCTGGCGACTGGCATCCTCGACCAGATCGCATCGCGCCGCGCGCTGTACGTCTCGGTACTGCTGCACGACATCGCCAAGGGGCGCGGCGGCGATCACTCGGTATTGGGCGCGGAGATTGCGATCAAACTGTGTCCCCGGCTCGGGCTGAGCGCGGCGGAGACAGAGACCGTCGCGTGGCTGGTGCGCTGGCACCTGCTCATGTCGGCCACCGCGTTCAAGCGCGACCTGTCCGACTTCAAAACGATCCTGGATTTTGCTGATGTCGTGCAATCGCCGCAACGGCTGATGATGCTGCTCGTCTTGACCATCGTCGATATCCGCGCGGTCGGCCCCGGCGTGTGGAATGGGTGGAAGCGGCAGTTGCTCACCAATTTGTACGACAGTGCGGAAGAAGTGCTGCGGCTCGGCCACAAGCAAAAGGGCCGCAACGAACGCATCGCAATCAAGCAGGAAGTACTGACGGCAGCGGTCGGTGCCGGGAATGCCGGTGCGGTCGCAGATTTCATGCGCCGCATGCCCGATGCCTATTGGGTGGCCGAGCCCGAGGATGTGATCGAACGCAATGCACGGCTGATCGCTCGAGTCGGCGATGCCAATCTGTCGGTCGAAGCGACGGTCTATCCCGATCGCGGCGCGACCCTGGTCACCGTCTATGCTTCGGATCACGCCGGACTGTTCTATCGCATCGCAGGCGCGATCCACGCGGCGGGCGGCAACATCATCGACGCGCGCATCCACACCACGCGTGACGGCATGGCGATCGACAATTTCCTCGTTCAGGACCCGCTGGGCCGCCCGTTCGACGATTCAGGCCAGCTTGCGCGGATCGAGGTCGGAATCGCCGACGCGTTGGCCAATCGCGCCAAGCTGACCGAGCGGTTGGCGGCTAAGCCGCTGCCCCGACTGCGCGCCGATGCCTTCAACATCGAACCGGCGGTGCTGATCGACAACAAGGCGTCGAACCGCTTCACCGTGATCGAAGTCAACGCGCGCGACCGCCCGGCGCTGCTTCACCACCTCGCCTATGCGCTGTTCCAGTCGAAGGTGACGATCCATTCAGCGCACGTCGCCACCTATGGCGAGCGTGCGGTCGATACATTCTATGTGACCGATCTGACCGGCGACAAGATCAACGCCGTGCTGCGGCTGAAATCGCTGGAACGGCGCATGCTGGATGCGGCGATCGGACATGGCGAGTTCTCGAACGCGGCGTGA
- the hrcA gene encoding heat-inducible transcriptional repressor HrcA, translating to MTTPPIHELTDRARDIFRIVVDSYLEAGQPVGSRTISRVSPLNLSPASIRNVMQDLEEFGLLASPHTSAGRVPTEQGLRLFVDGMMQAAAPSAEERAAITARADAGGPVEDALANTTAALSGLSACAGLVLVPKAERVLRQFGFVPLGDNRALAVLVGADGSVENRVVTLPAAMPPAALEQAANYLTATLGGLTLSEARAKIERELRSERAALDTAARALVEQGLAIWSQDGDDRPVLIVRGQARLLDSAAADDLDRVSQLLDELEGKEEIARLLDSAREGEATRIFIGSENKLFALSGSSVIAKPVRALDGRVVGVVGVIGPTRLNYARVVPMVDFTAATLARLLT from the coding sequence GTGACCACACCCCCCATCCATGAGCTGACGGACCGCGCGCGCGACATTTTCCGCATCGTCGTCGATTCGTATCTGGAGGCGGGTCAGCCCGTGGGGTCACGCACCATTTCGCGCGTCTCCCCGCTCAACCTCTCCCCCGCGTCGATTCGCAACGTGATGCAGGATCTGGAGGAGTTCGGACTGCTCGCCTCCCCGCACACCAGCGCGGGGCGCGTGCCGACCGAGCAAGGCTTGCGCCTGTTCGTCGACGGGATGATGCAGGCGGCTGCCCCCTCCGCCGAGGAACGCGCCGCGATCACCGCACGCGCCGATGCCGGGGGACCGGTCGAGGATGCACTGGCCAACACCACCGCCGCGCTCTCCGGCCTGTCCGCCTGCGCAGGCCTGGTGCTGGTTCCAAAGGCGGAGCGCGTGCTGCGGCAATTCGGCTTCGTGCCGCTCGGCGACAATCGCGCGCTGGCGGTGCTGGTCGGTGCCGACGGGTCGGTCGAGAATCGTGTCGTCACCCTGCCCGCAGCCATGCCCCCCGCCGCACTGGAGCAGGCGGCGAACTATCTGACCGCAACGCTGGGCGGCCTTACGCTGAGCGAAGCCCGCGCCAAGATCGAACGCGAATTGCGCAGCGAACGCGCCGCGCTCGACACCGCGGCGCGCGCGCTGGTCGAGCAGGGGCTGGCGATCTGGTCGCAGGATGGCGACGACCGCCCCGTGCTGATCGTGCGCGGCCAGGCGCGATTGCTCGACAGCGCCGCCGCCGACGATCTCGACCGCGTCAGCCAGCTGCTCGACGAGCTGGAGGGCAAGGAGGAAATCGCCCGCCTCCTCGACAGCGCGCGCGAGGGGGAGGCGACGCGCATTTTCATCGGCAGCGAGAACAAGCTGTTCGCCCTGTCCGGATCGTCGGTGATCGCAAAGCCGGTTCGTGCCTTGGACGGTCGCGTGGTCGGCGTGGTCGGCGTGATCGGGCCGACAAGGTTGAACTATGCGCGCGTCGTGCCCATGGTGGATTTCACGGCGGCAACGCTCGCCAGACTCCTCACCTGA
- the infC gene encoding translation initiation factor IF-3, which translates to MSRRGFAPPTLSGPRFNEFIVSPKVRVIDHEGENLGVMLTREAIEQAQGLGLDLVEVSPNADPPVAKYLDVGKFKYEAQKKANLARKSQKTQEIKEIKMRPNIDDHDYETKMKAVHKFIGEGDKVKITLRFRGRELSHGQLGMALLKRVQDDCLEDAKVESYPRMEGRQMLMVLSPK; encoded by the coding sequence ATGTCCCGGCGCGGCTTCGCGCCACCGACCCTTTCGGGTCCGCGCTTCAACGAATTCATTGTCTCGCCCAAAGTCCGCGTGATCGATCACGAGGGTGAGAATCTGGGCGTGATGCTGACGCGAGAGGCGATCGAGCAGGCACAGGGGCTGGGCCTCGACTTGGTCGAAGTGTCGCCCAACGCCGATCCGCCGGTCGCCAAATATCTCGATGTCGGCAAGTTCAAATACGAGGCGCAGAAAAAGGCGAACCTCGCCCGCAAGTCGCAGAAGACGCAGGAGATCAAGGAGATCAAGATGCGTCCGAACATCGACGACCATGACTATGAGACCAAGATGAAGGCGGTCCACAAGTTCATCGGTGAGGGTGACAAGGTAAAGATTACTTTGCGTTTTCGCGGTCGTGAGTTGAGCCACGGGCAGTTGGGCATGGCGCTGTTGAAGCGTGTGCAGGACGATTGCCTGGAGGATGCGAAGGTGGAGAGCTATCCCCGGATGGAGGGCCGTCAGATGCTGATGGTGCTGTCGCCGAAGTAA
- the thrS gene encoding threonine--tRNA ligase: MADLLSITLPDGSVREVAPGTTPADIAAAIGPGLAKAAIAARVDGELRDINRPFEGDAQLALVTSRDEADALELARHDFAHILAEAVQHLFPGTQITFGPSTDDGFYYDFAPRDRAFTEDDLPAIEAEMRRIIAADQPLIREVWSRADLIARWQQQGETFKAEWAAELPEGEELTVYRAGSGSDAWLDMCRGPHMASTGKLDPAAFKLTRVSGAYWRGDQNNAMLSRVYGTGWLNKKQLDAHLLKLEEAGKRDHRKLGAEMDLFHLQAEAHGSVFWHPKGYLIWRELEAYMRRAIDEAGYREVKTPQVMDARQWEQSGHWGKYRENMFVIPDEVPNVADEGPIVSDDAEWMALKPMNCPAHVLIFRQGIKSYRDLPLRFYENGCCHRNEPHGALHGLMRVRQFTQDDAHIFCREDQIVEEVKAFCALADRVYKDFGFTYSIKLALRPEKRFGTEEMWDMAETELRNAVAAAGLNTPDYGWEELPGEGAFYAPKLEWHLTDAIGRTWQVGTIQSDRVLPDRLDASYVGEDGERHRPVMLHRAIFGSYERFIGILIEHFAGKLPVWLAPVQAVVATIVSDADDYAKDAVARLKAAGIRVESDLRNEKINYKVREHSLAKVPHLLVVGKREAEEGTVAVRSLGGEGQKVMSLDEAIVWLASEALAPDMVS, from the coding sequence ATGGCCGATCTACTTTCAATCACGCTCCCCGATGGCTCCGTCCGTGAGGTCGCGCCGGGGACCACGCCCGCCGATATCGCCGCGGCGATCGGGCCGGGTCTCGCCAAGGCGGCGATTGCCGCGCGGGTGGATGGTGAATTGCGCGATATCAACCGCCCGTTCGAGGGTGACGCGCAGCTGGCGCTGGTGACGTCGCGGGACGAGGCGGATGCGCTGGAGCTGGCGCGGCATGACTTTGCGCATATCCTGGCCGAGGCGGTGCAGCATCTGTTTCCGGGGACGCAGATCACGTTCGGGCCGTCGACCGATGATGGCTTTTATTACGACTTCGCCCCCAGGGACCGGGCGTTCACCGAGGATGACCTGCCCGCGATCGAGGCGGAGATGCGCCGGATCATCGCGGCGGACCAGCCGCTGATCCGCGAAGTGTGGAGCCGCGCCGATCTGATCGCGCGCTGGCAGCAACAGGGTGAGACGTTCAAGGCGGAATGGGCGGCGGAACTGCCCGAGGGTGAGGAACTGACGGTCTATCGCGCGGGCAGTGGCTCGGACGCGTGGCTGGACATGTGCCGGGGGCCGCACATGGCGTCGACCGGCAAGCTCGATCCGGCTGCGTTCAAGCTTACGAGGGTGTCGGGGGCCTATTGGCGCGGCGACCAGAATAACGCGATGCTGAGCCGCGTGTACGGCACCGGCTGGCTGAACAAGAAGCAGCTCGACGCGCATCTGCTCAAGCTGGAGGAAGCGGGCAAGCGCGACCATCGCAAGCTGGGCGCTGAGATGGACTTGTTCCATTTGCAGGCCGAGGCGCACGGGTCGGTGTTCTGGCACCCCAAGGGCTATCTGATCTGGCGCGAGCTGGAGGCGTATATGCGTCGCGCGATCGACGAAGCCGGCTATCGCGAGGTCAAGACGCCGCAGGTGATGGACGCGCGCCAGTGGGAACAGTCAGGCCATTGGGGCAAATATCGCGAGAATATGTTCGTGATCCCCGACGAAGTGCCGAACGTCGCCGACGAAGGCCCGATCGTGTCGGACGATGCCGAGTGGATGGCGCTGAAGCCGATGAACTGCCCGGCGCACGTGTTGATCTTTCGTCAGGGGATCAAGTCATATCGTGACCTGCCGCTGCGGTTTTATGAGAATGGCTGTTGCCACCGCAACGAGCCGCATGGCGCGCTGCATGGCTTGATGCGCGTGCGGCAGTTCACGCAGGACGATGCGCATATCTTCTGCCGCGAGGACCAGATCGTCGAGGAGGTGAAGGCATTTTGTGCGCTTGCCGACCGGGTCTATAAGGATTTCGGGTTTACCTACTCGATCAAGCTGGCGTTGCGGCCCGAGAAGCGCTTCGGGACCGAGGAAATGTGGGACATGGCCGAGACCGAGCTGCGCAATGCGGTGGCGGCGGCGGGGCTGAATACGCCCGACTATGGCTGGGAAGAATTGCCGGGCGAGGGGGCGTTTTATGCGCCGAAGCTGGAATGGCACCTGACCGATGCGATCGGGCGGACGTGGCAGGTCGGGACGATCCAGTCCGACCGGGTGCTGCCGGACCGACTCGACGCGAGCTATGTCGGCGAGGATGGCGAGCGGCATCGGCCGGTGATGCTGCATCGTGCGATCTTCGGGTCGTATGAGCGATTCATCGGCATCCTGATCGAGCATTTCGCGGGCAAGCTGCCGGTGTGGCTTGCCCCGGTTCAGGCGGTGGTGGCGACGATCGTGTCGGATGCCGACGATTATGCGAAGGATGCAGTGGCGCGGTTAAAAGCGGCGGGAATCCGCGTCGAGAGCGATCTGCGCAACGAGAAGATCAACTACAAGGTGCGTGAGCATTCGCTGGCCAAGGTTCCGCATCTGCTGGTGGTCGGCAAGCGTGAGGCGGAGGAGGGGACGGTCGCGGTTCGCTCGCTTGGCGGCGAGGGTCAGAAGGTGATGAGTCTCGATGAAGCGATCGTCTGGCTTGCGTCCGAGGCACTTGCACCCGATATGGTGTCGTAA
- the grpE gene encoding nucleotide exchange factor GrpE, whose protein sequence is MTEDEKTVAPEDLRQETADEAPEVAEHDRVAELEAELAESRSATLYARAEAQNLLRRAQKEAEDARTYAATGFARDILSVADNLARALAAIPEDLREDEKWKGLVVGLEATGRELDSVFGRHGISKIVALGETLDPNRHQAMMEMPSAEAEPGTIVQEIQSGYMIKDRLLRPALVGVAKKAD, encoded by the coding sequence ATGACCGAAGACGAAAAGACCGTAGCGCCCGAGGATCTCCGTCAGGAAACCGCGGACGAAGCCCCCGAAGTCGCCGAGCATGACCGCGTCGCCGAGCTTGAGGCCGAACTGGCCGAATCGCGCTCCGCCACGCTCTATGCCCGGGCCGAGGCGCAAAACCTGCTGCGCCGCGCGCAGAAAGAGGCCGAGGATGCGCGCACCTATGCCGCCACCGGTTTTGCCCGCGACATCCTCTCGGTCGCCGACAACCTCGCGCGCGCGCTCGCTGCGATCCCCGAGGATTTGCGCGAGGACGAAAAGTGGAAGGGGCTGGTCGTCGGTCTCGAAGCCACCGGCCGCGAACTGGACAGCGTGTTCGGCCGTCACGGCATCTCGAAGATCGTGGCACTTGGCGAAACCCTCGACCCCAACCGCCATCAGGCGATGATGGAAATGCCATCCGCCGAAGCCGAGCCGGGCACGATCGTGCAGGAAATCCAGTCGGGTTACATGATCAAGGATCGGCTGCTGCGTCCCGCACTGGTCGGCGTGGCGAAGAAGGCGGATTGA
- the rdgB gene encoding RdgB/HAM1 family non-canonical purine NTP pyrophosphatase: protein MSGEGRDPQAIRKLQPGKLVIASHNEGKVREIKALLAPFGIEPVSAASLDLPEPEETGTTFVANAELKALQAADLSGLPALADDSGLCVEALKGDPGIFSARWAGPSKDFGVAMELVEKAIADTGPDASRDAHFVCALALAWPDGHVEWFEGRVDGTLVWPPRGSNGFGYDAMFLPNGHEQTFGEMDPEAKHAMSHRADAFGQLVAAVF from the coding sequence GTGAGCGGGGAGGGCCGCGATCCGCAGGCGATCCGCAAGCTGCAACCGGGCAAGTTGGTTATTGCCAGCCATAATGAGGGCAAGGTCCGCGAGATCAAGGCGCTGCTCGCGCCGTTCGGGATTGAGCCGGTCAGCGCGGCGTCGCTCGACCTGCCGGAGCCGGAGGAAACCGGCACCACCTTCGTCGCCAATGCCGAATTGAAGGCATTGCAAGCGGCGGACCTGTCCGGCCTGCCCGCGCTCGCCGACGACAGCGGGCTGTGCGTCGAGGCGCTGAAGGGCGATCCCGGCATTTTCTCCGCACGCTGGGCCGGGCCGTCGAAGGACTTCGGCGTGGCGATGGAGCTGGTCGAGAAGGCGATCGCCGATACCGGGCCGGATGCGTCGCGCGATGCGCATTTCGTGTGCGCGCTCGCGCTGGCGTGGCCGGACGGGCATGTCGAGTGGTTCGAGGGGCGCGTCGACGGGACGCTCGTTTGGCCGCCGCGTGGGAGCAACGGTTTTGGCTATGATGCGATGTTCCTGCCGAACGGGCATGAACAGACCTTCGGCGAAATGGACCCCGAGGCCAAGCATGCGATGAGTCACCGCGCGGA